A single window of bacterium DNA harbors:
- a CDS encoding divalent metal cation transporter, whose amino-acid sequence MPLARRLLPLWFLIGPGVLVFLGENDAPSMLSYAATGAQYGIGFFVPFVLVTFLAGFVVQEMTVRLGAVTHRGHAELIFDRFGRFWGRFAMGDLVIGNFLTLVTEFIGIRAGLSFFGVPPLTAVGGAMVLIFGVILTHRYWTWERITLGLAVFNGLFVPAALLAHPQWGMIGNSFLTWSPVPAGGVLKPDVMLLIMADIGATVTPWMLFFQQSAVVDKGLQPRDIRAGRTDTMLGTLLATAFAIATIVATAPLFAHGIKASDFQAAQFAQALQPLIGRVGATLFALGIFEAGLLAAMTISTSSAYAFGEVLHKPHSLNRPLWEGWAFYGVLVASAFAAAALVLIPNAPLTYIVLIVNVIAVLAMPPALLFLVLLVNDHAVMGEHTNGLWANIAVVTVTVLLVLAGLGYGLVTVFPKFLGGG is encoded by the coding sequence GGAGCCCAATACGGCATCGGGTTCTTTGTGCCGTTTGTCCTGGTCACGTTCCTGGCAGGGTTCGTGGTGCAGGAAATGACCGTGCGACTTGGCGCGGTGACCCATCGCGGTCATGCCGAACTCATTTTCGACCGGTTCGGGCGGTTCTGGGGTCGTTTCGCGATGGGCGACCTGGTTATCGGCAACTTCCTCACGCTGGTGACAGAATTCATCGGGATCCGAGCCGGCCTCAGCTTCTTTGGCGTTCCTCCGCTGACTGCCGTCGGCGGCGCAATGGTCCTCATATTCGGCGTGATCCTCACACACCGTTACTGGACCTGGGAGCGGATCACGCTGGGACTGGCGGTGTTCAACGGCCTGTTTGTCCCGGCGGCTCTCCTCGCCCATCCGCAGTGGGGCATGATCGGTAACTCGTTTCTTACGTGGTCCCCGGTTCCTGCCGGCGGCGTCTTGAAGCCCGATGTGATGCTGCTGATCATGGCCGATATCGGAGCAACCGTGACTCCCTGGATGCTCTTTTTTCAACAGAGCGCCGTGGTCGACAAAGGCCTGCAGCCGCGCGACATTCGGGCGGGCCGGACGGACACGATGCTGGGTACGCTCCTCGCAACGGCCTTTGCGATCGCCACCATCGTCGCAACGGCGCCGTTGTTCGCGCATGGCATCAAGGCGAGCGACTTCCAGGCGGCGCAGTTCGCCCAGGCGTTGCAACCCCTCATCGGGCGCGTCGGCGCCACCCTCTTCGCGCTGGGGATCTTCGAAGCGGGCCTTCTCGCCGCCATGACCATCTCGACGTCATCCGCCTACGCCTTTGGCGAAGTGTTGCATAAGCCGCATAGCCTCAACCGGCCGTTGTGGGAGGGGTGGGCGTTCTACGGCGTCCTGGTCGCATCCGCCTTTGCCGCGGCGGCGCTCGTGTTGATACCAAATGCGCCCCTCACCTACATCGTGTTAATCGTGAACGTCATTGCCGTCCTCGCGATGCCGCCCGCGCTGCTTTTCCTGGTGCTCCTGGTCAATGACCACGCGGTGATGGGTGAGCATACCAACGGACTCTGGGCAAATATTGCCGTGGTGACCGTGACGGTGTTGCTGGTCCTGGCAGGGTTGGGGTACGGGCTCGTCACCGTGTTCCCCAAGTTCCTCGGCGGTGGGTAG